A window from Heliangelus exortis chromosome 17, bHelExo1.hap1, whole genome shotgun sequence encodes these proteins:
- the ZP2 gene encoding zona pellucida sperm-binding protein 2, which produces MQVEFSGELGNYSWHVSVVDLNGEEMVSCDHTVDYEKLLLNVLFVNCTSLEHGQHQLRLRLMMNDTRGEEKNETYSTHCNTVHADEIITPFFAGTTNCTKDFMAVTFPRLIPSFSEEHMVPVTPMAWILSVDDGTRIHQLSLAQAMQQGYSFLADGHNLVFQVAFTATGVVSYKHNDKVLYTVSLKLVYGPPEHRLTVESRMLCAPGPAICNATHMTVAIPAFPGALMAVGVEDKIIPMDQLEENGIALDTRRGVKLHINKGVLKSRLHGESCSGLQSYLSSLKLTFHFHEETVAMVMHPECPCDQHAPIAAVCTQDGYMDFEILADSTRPLLDLDTLRLRDPSCRPAFKSSLNDRVWFHVPLNGCGTRYWSDGEKIVYENEVRASWTDLPLRRISRDSELRLTILCSFSNGDASLSIKVDNLPPLASSVNQGPLSLVLLSYPEDSFRQPYRDDQYPIVRYLQQPIFLEVQVLNRNDPNLHLVLDDCWATASEDPSSLPQWNIVVDGCAYDLDSYRTVFHPVGHGVSYANYRQRLEVKTFAFVSGGKALPGLVYFHCSILLCDRFQPDSPLCITRCPRPSRGKRESGMPGMNSAVVSLQGPVLLVPEEWSTTQGSTLLSKEVLAGIIMAAVGILSLVTIMLLFLALLKCLKRRAFLVNVH; this is translated from the exons TTGTCAACTGCACTAGCCTGGAG CATGGTCAGCACCAGCTAAGGTTGAGGCTGATGATGAATGACacaagaggagaggagaagaatgAAACCTACAGCACTCATTGCAATACAGTCCATGCTGATGAGATCATTACTCCTTTCTTTGCTGGTACAACAAACTGTACCAAAGACTTCATGGCA GTTACTTTCCCAAGACTCATTCCAAGCTTCAGTGAGGAGCATATG gTTCCAGTAACTCCAATGGCTTGGATTCTGTCAGTTGATGATGGAACCAGAATACATCAGCTGAGCCTTGCACAAGCCATGCAGCAAGGCTATAGCTTTCTAGCTGATGGCCACAACCTGGTCTTTCAGGTGGCCTTTACTGCTACTGGAGTTGTTTCCTACAAG CACAATGATAAGGTGCTCTACACTGTGTCACTCAAGCTTGTGTATGGCCCTCCTGAACATAGACTGACTGTGGAGTCAAGAATGCTTTGTGCACCAG GTCCAGCCATCTGCAATGCTACACACATGACTGTTGCCATCCCAGCCTTCCCAGGGGCCCTTATGGCTGTGGGTGTAGAAGATAAAATCATCCCCATGGACCAGCTTGAGGAAAATGGGATTGCTCTGGACACAAGGAGAGGGGTCAAGCTGCATATTAACAAGGGAGTCTTGAAATCTAGG CTACATGGGGAGAGCTGTTCAGGGCTTCAGTCCTACTTGTCCTCTTTGAAACTGACTTTTCACTTCCATGAGGAGACTGTGGCAATGGTGATGCATCCAGAGTGCCCTTGTGACCAGCATGCACCAATAG CTGCTGTGTGTACCCAGGATGGGTACATGGATTTTGAAATCCTTGCTGACAGTACCAGACCACTGCTGGACTTGGATACACTGAGGCTCAGAGATCCTTCGTGCCGCCCGGCCTTCAAATCATCTTTGAATGACAGGGTTTGGTTTCATGTTCCCCTGAATGGATGTGGGACCAGGTATTGG TCTGATGGGGAGAAGATCGTTTATGAGAACGAGGTGAGGGCATCATGGACAGATCTTCCACTCCGCAGGATCTCAAGGGACAGTGAACTCAG GCTAACAATCCTGTGCTCCTTCAGCAATGGTGATGCTTCCCTCAGTATAAAGGTAGACAACCTTCCTCCTCTGGCTTCTTCAGTGAATCAAGGCCCCCTCTCCTTAGTCCTTCTAAGCTACCCAG AGGACTCATTCAGGCAGCCATACCGTGATGATCAGTACCCAATAGTAAGGTACCTGCAGCAGCCCATCTTCCTGGAGGTGCAGGTCCTGAACCGCAATGATCCCAACCTCCATTTGGTGTTGGATGACTGCTGGGCCACAGCTTCAGAAGATCCAAGCTCACTTCCCCAGTGGAATATTGTTGTAGATGG GTGTGCATATGACCTGGACAGCTACAGGACTGTGTTTCACCCCGTGGGGCATGGTGTCAGTTATGCAAACTATCGCCAGAGGCTGGAAGTGAAGacttttgcttttgtctctggTGGCAAAGCCCTCCCTGGCCTG GTGTACTTCCATTGCAGCATCCTGCTCTGTGACCGCTTTCAACCAGACTCCCCTCTGTGTATAACAAGATGTCCAAGGCCATCTAGAGGCAAGAGAG AGAGTGGGATGCCAGGGATGAACTCTGCAGTGGTGAGCCTGCAGGGTCCTGTCCTCCTTGTGCCAGAAGAATGGTCTACAACCCAAG GGAGCACTCTCCTGAGCAAGGAAGTATTGGCTGGCATTATAATGGCTGCTGTTGGCATTCTCTCTCTGGTGACCATAATGCTACTATTTTTGGCTCTTCTTAAATGCTTGAAGAGAAGAGCATTCCTGGTAAATGTAcattag